One stretch of Ailuropoda melanoleuca isolate Jingjing unplaced genomic scaffold, ASM200744v2 unplaced-scaffold7618, whole genome shotgun sequence DNA includes these proteins:
- the LOC117800733 gene encoding vegetative cell wall protein gp1-like isoform X2: MFACCIPKSGGCRLRKAHPANTSPRWGCRARAPQRLWPFGRKDRKATDEIGKRLADNRPMSLAEGVPSQWSPEAGTGDCPGWPLTPPRPLSLVVPHLTAVQELEPTEAEPEAAPPSEELKLAPSSWAGVVPAATSAEDQEPAGDLAPAHGEPATTTAPAPSPACAPVLAPDSAPALGPAPATVADPVPPLAPAPVPDLAPVPAPIPSPAPTFAGPAEPHPEPTVLRAQLLVQLHLVISPEPHILPGCFIPSPCVLSLWCILTLILAFQALYAVYDLF, from the exons ATGTTTGcgtgctgcatccccaagtccggaggctgcaggctgaggaaaGCGCACCCTGCAAACACTTCTCCTCGCTGGGGATGTCGTGCCAGGGCTCCCCAacgcctctggccatttggcaggaaggaccgaaag GCCACGGATGAGATTGGAAAGAGGCTGGCAGACAACCGCCCCATGTCCCTGGCAGAGGGAGTCCCCTCACAGTGGTCTCCAGAAGCAGGGACTGGGGACTGCCCGGGATGGCCTTTAACACCGCCCAGGCCACTGTCCCTGGTGGTCCCTCATCTCACTGCGGTCCAAGAGCTGGAGCCCACAGAGGCCGAGCCTGAGg CTGCTCCACCATCTGAGGAACTAAAGCTGGCTCCAAGTTCATGGGCAGGGGTGGTACCTGCAGCGACTTCAGCAGAAGACCAGGAGCCAGCAGGGGACCTGGCacctgcccacggagagcctgccaccaccactgctcctgccccttcccctgcctgtgctcctgttcttgcccctgactcagctcctgccctgggtcctgcacctgccactgttgctgaccctgtccctccccttgctcctgcccCTGTCCCTGATCTTGCACCTGTCCCTGCCCCtatccccagccctgcccctacCTTTGCAGGGCCTGCAGAGCCACATCCAGAGCCCACAGTCCTGCGGGCACAGCTCCTTGTACAATTACACTTAGTCATATCACCCGAGCCCCACATCTTGCCAGGatgtttcatcccctccccctgtgttctttctctctggtgtATTTTAACTCTTATATTAGCTTTCCAAGCCCTGTATGCTgtttatgatttgttttaa
- the LOC117800733 gene encoding vegetative cell wall protein gp1-like isoform X1 gives MSTGQVVFTPQVKPGCVGRGVRGLCPSARGLSQAQHGWVTASPVQGWASTGLCLIWEQQGDWAGGQGGWPGRAMMPLGQLPVPVFVKATDEIGKRLADNRPMSLAEGVPSQWSPEAGTGDCPGWPLTPPRPLSLVVPHLTAVQELEPTEAEPEAAPPSEELKLAPSSWAGVVPAATSAEDQEPAGDLAPAHGEPATTTAPAPSPACAPVLAPDSAPALGPAPATVADPVPPLAPAPVPDLAPVPAPIPSPAPTFAGPAEPHPEPTVLRAQLLVQLHLVISPEPHILPGCFIPSPCVLSLWCILTLILAFQALYAVYDLF, from the exons ATGTCCACTGGGCAGGTCGTGTTCACACCCCAGGTCAAGCCTGGCTGTGTGGGACGGGGGGTGCGGGGGCTGTGCCCTTCTGCCCGAGGTTTATCCCAAGCCCAGCATGGGTGGGTCACTGCATCCCCGGTGCAGGGCTGGGCAAGCACAGGTCTGTGTCtgatctgggagcagcagggggactgggCAGGAGGACAGGGGGGATGGCCGGGCAGGGCTATGATGCCTCTGGGCCAGCTACCGGTCCCTGTCTTTGTGAAGGCCACGGATGAGATTGGAAAGAGGCTGGCAGACAACCGCCCCATGTCCCTGGCAGAGGGAGTCCCCTCACAGTGGTCTCCAGAAGCAGGGACTGGGGACTGCCCGGGATGGCCTTTAACACCGCCCAGGCCACTGTCCCTGGTGGTCCCTCATCTCACTGCGGTCCAAGAGCTGGAGCCCACAGAGGCCGAGCCTGAGg CTGCTCCACCATCTGAGGAACTAAAGCTGGCTCCAAGTTCATGGGCAGGGGTGGTACCTGCAGCGACTTCAGCAGAAGACCAGGAGCCAGCAGGGGACCTGGCacctgcccacggagagcctgccaccaccactgctcctgccccttcccctgcctgtgctcctgttcttgcccctgactcagctcctgccctgggtcctgcacctgccactgttgctgaccctgtccctccccttgctcctgcccCTGTCCCTGATCTTGCACCTGTCCCTGCCCCtatccccagccctgcccctacCTTTGCAGGGCCTGCAGAGCCACATCCAGAGCCCACAGTCCTGCGGGCACAGCTCCTTGTACAATTACACTTAGTCATATCACCCGAGCCCCACATCTTGCCAGGatgtttcatcccctccccctgtgttctttctctctggtgtATTTTAACTCTTATATTAGCTTTCCAAGCCCTGTATGCTgtttatgatttgttttaa